Proteins encoded together in one Carya illinoinensis cultivar Pawnee chromosome 3, C.illinoinensisPawnee_v1, whole genome shotgun sequence window:
- the LOC122302461 gene encoding uncharacterized protein LOC122302461, with translation MELIPKPIQGTLKRCWRRQRYQRLHDSKTSRKNLKITRLGDRGAPRRGWRIRAIPKLRWKIGSPFKLWSMLKNTYINMMVNLAGNVGYLNTANVFGAKRIPKGRRQGPSVYTVEEVENRLIFEIYKVLQASREVNTVT, from the coding sequence atggagTTAATTCCTAAACCGATTCAGGGTACCTTAAAGAGGTGCTGGAGAAGACAACGATACCAAAGACTTCATGATTCAAAAACGAGCCGAAAGAACTTAAAGATCACGAGGCTTGGAGATAGAGGCGCCCCACGTAGAGgttggagaatcagagcaattCCGAAGCTGCGGTGGAAGATAGGCTCGCCTTTCAAGCTTTGGAGCATGCTAAAGAATACTTATATCAACATGATGGTTAACTTGGCCGGCAACGTAGGGTATTTGAATACTGCCAACGTCTTCGGAGCAAAACGAATTCCAAAGGGTCGCCGCCAAGGTCCCTCAGTTTACACCGTTGAAGAAGTTGAGAACAGGCTGATCTTCGAGATTTATAAAGTCTTGCAAGCTTCTCGTGAAGTAAACACTGTCACATAG